A window of the Thermodesulforhabdus norvegica genome harbors these coding sequences:
- a CDS encoding dynamin family protein, whose amino-acid sequence MANSYNALKNQFFSILESLKGHIDKLSATGIATEKEVKEWNSYIGFAGDTFSDSRFRIAVVGSVKSGKSTLINALLGDDLLKRGAGIVTAFVTRVISDEKPEAVIQLKSLDQVDGEVRRIVKGLSGVASFFGEIRDFDIRRQKDREVLAKALNAFAEADLSHEGRRNLLLLKAYLEGYESLESVLKDQPVIKLKGSELVRHREYVGRESHAVYVRNVELRYPGGWIERDVEIADCQGSDAPNPLHYALLQEYLYTAHAIVYVISSRIGLREADFKLLEFIRSLSMMESTVFVLNVDMDVHPSSEDLIGLEERVRKELALFESRPQVFTFSALAELIERSGGSVSESRRLSLWKETTPELLKISNKGFSLFRGELTGIVARGKALVIDTGVTRARLVGASVLDFIRTRKSLLKGDFREKKQVISEIEKRQHDVVSAMNMLESMISGLRNSLVAECDKAIQKFFDLKYGPVVSDTVRMIENYRIEESFETRLKDLKGLITALYDFYIHFRADLARFVIDKVNVRIMTFAREQEDFVRYRLSEAARGFWSLLKVPLEDYRNALRGLGVTLTEGEELSMDRWSPSWNVSPPNFGLLADDYVLAKGVLYAKYGLGRMARLWNRLKKLLRAHRTDKEALLREDNLLEAVSLVKRQAREEVLYAFRDYRQNFRFGYVHRLIDEGIASLLREFTMRVETVKVNLERLEQLKVEEENKQHSLDALLDETESAVSGILEGLDRIRMEAGCLSPEAKELCFHVQASNRGEGR is encoded by the coding sequence ATGGCTAACTCTTATAATGCTCTGAAAAATCAATTTTTTTCCATCCTGGAAAGTTTAAAAGGTCACATCGATAAGCTTTCTGCTACCGGAATTGCAACGGAAAAGGAAGTAAAGGAATGGAACAGTTACATCGGGTTTGCCGGGGATACCTTTTCAGATTCGCGATTCAGGATAGCCGTTGTCGGATCCGTAAAATCCGGAAAAAGTACTCTGATTAACGCTCTGCTGGGGGACGACCTGCTTAAACGCGGTGCCGGAATTGTAACCGCCTTTGTGACCCGGGTTATAAGCGACGAAAAACCTGAAGCGGTGATTCAGCTCAAAAGCCTTGACCAGGTTGACGGCGAAGTCAGAAGAATCGTAAAAGGCCTTTCAGGAGTGGCTTCGTTTTTCGGAGAAATAAGGGATTTCGACATAAGGCGCCAAAAAGACAGAGAGGTTCTTGCAAAGGCCCTTAATGCCTTTGCCGAAGCAGACCTTTCGCACGAAGGCCGCAGAAACCTGCTTCTTCTTAAGGCCTACCTGGAGGGTTATGAGTCCCTTGAGTCTGTCCTGAAAGATCAACCGGTTATTAAACTGAAAGGATCCGAACTCGTAAGGCACCGGGAATACGTTGGTCGTGAATCCCATGCGGTATACGTCCGAAATGTGGAGCTACGCTATCCCGGTGGGTGGATCGAAAGGGATGTGGAAATTGCGGATTGCCAGGGAAGTGACGCGCCAAATCCACTGCATTATGCGCTCCTTCAGGAATACCTCTACACGGCCCATGCGATAGTTTATGTTATAAGCAGCAGAATAGGCTTGAGAGAGGCAGATTTTAAGTTGCTGGAATTCATCCGCTCCTTATCGATGATGGAAAGCACGGTTTTTGTCCTGAATGTGGATATGGACGTGCACCCGTCGTCTGAAGATCTGATTGGCCTTGAAGAACGGGTCCGGAAGGAACTGGCGTTGTTTGAAAGCAGGCCGCAGGTTTTCACGTTTTCGGCTCTGGCAGAGCTCATCGAACGGTCCGGGGGCTCGGTTTCAGAATCGCGCAGGCTGTCACTGTGGAAGGAAACCACGCCTGAGTTACTTAAAATCTCTAATAAGGGCTTTTCCCTTTTTAGAGGGGAACTTACCGGTATCGTGGCTCGAGGTAAAGCGCTGGTGATAGACACAGGTGTTACCAGAGCCAGGTTGGTGGGGGCGTCTGTTCTGGATTTTATCCGCACGAGAAAATCTTTACTTAAAGGGGATTTCCGGGAGAAGAAGCAGGTTATTTCGGAAATAGAGAAACGACAGCACGATGTCGTCTCGGCGATGAATATGCTTGAAAGCATGATATCAGGACTGAGAAATTCTCTCGTTGCCGAGTGTGATAAAGCAATTCAAAAGTTTTTTGACCTGAAATACGGTCCCGTTGTTTCCGATACCGTCAGAATGATAGAGAATTATCGTATTGAAGAGTCCTTTGAAACAAGATTGAAGGATCTAAAGGGTCTTATTACTGCTCTTTATGACTTTTACATCCATTTCAGAGCCGACCTGGCCAGGTTTGTTATCGATAAAGTCAACGTCAGAATTATGACCTTTGCCAGGGAACAGGAGGACTTCGTACGATACAGGTTATCTGAAGCGGCGAGAGGTTTCTGGTCGCTCCTTAAAGTTCCACTGGAGGACTACCGGAATGCCCTTCGTGGACTTGGCGTCACTTTGACCGAAGGTGAGGAATTGAGCATGGATCGTTGGAGTCCATCATGGAATGTTTCGCCTCCGAATTTTGGACTGCTTGCCGATGATTACGTGCTCGCGAAGGGTGTTCTCTATGCAAAATACGGCCTGGGCAGGATGGCCAGACTCTGGAACAGGCTGAAGAAGCTTTTGCGGGCTCACAGGACAGACAAAGAAGCATTACTAAGAGAAGACAACCTGCTCGAGGCCGTTTCCCTGGTTAAGCGTCAGGCCAGAGAGGAAGTCCTTTATGCATTCCGCGACTACCGCCAGAACTTCCGCTTTGGATACGTGCATCGCCTGATCGACGAAGGCATTGCTTCGCTCTTGAGAGAGTTCACCATGAGGGTTGAGACCGTGAAGGTAAATCTTGAGAGATTAGAGCAGCTTAAAGTAGAAGAGGAAAACAAACAGCATTCCCTGGATGCTCTCCTCGATGAAACCGAATCGGCCGTTTCCGGTATTCTCGAAGGGCTTGACAGGATTCGAATGGAGGCGGGCTGTCTCAGTCCCGAAGCAAAAGAGCTATGCTTTCACGTTCAGGCCAGTAATCGGGGAGAGGGGCGGTGA
- a CDS encoding RluA family pseudouridine synthase, producing MKNNRPGKLMSPTYWEWEIELGETGLTLAEFISKSTGLPGFQVEELIRFGSVHVSGKKIHDPLFRLDAGNIVRIYWPWHGVHRFYEINPERIIFRDKWVLAYNKEAGIPSQQTPSDSYNNVYHAIIRFLRREGISEPYVAIHHRLDQDTSGVIIFSVDRGANKELARAFSRRQVTKEYLVWAEGRLPSTEWIADQDITRLKARYTWTEHGKGKKAETYFRVLLSRGNTHLLLALPKTGRTHQIRIHVTASGLRIPGDRLYGGRPQRHLLLHAYRLRLKHPVTGIPLTITAPLPDYWPERESIALLLRD from the coding sequence ATGAAGAATAACCGCCCGGGAAAACTCATGTCTCCAACCTACTGGGAATGGGAAATCGAGCTCGGGGAGACCGGGTTGACGCTGGCAGAGTTTATAAGCAAATCGACGGGTTTGCCGGGGTTTCAGGTAGAGGAGCTCATTCGTTTCGGCTCTGTCCACGTATCGGGCAAGAAAATTCACGATCCCCTGTTCCGTCTCGATGCCGGAAATATCGTCAGGATCTACTGGCCCTGGCATGGAGTGCATCGCTTTTACGAGATCAATCCGGAGCGAATCATTTTCAGAGACAAGTGGGTGCTGGCTTACAACAAAGAAGCCGGTATCCCCAGCCAGCAAACCCCGTCGGATAGTTACAACAACGTTTACCACGCAATCATCAGGTTTCTGCGACGGGAAGGGATCTCAGAACCCTACGTTGCAATTCACCACAGGCTCGATCAGGACACCTCGGGAGTTATTATTTTTTCCGTTGACAGGGGTGCCAACAAAGAGCTTGCCAGGGCTTTTTCACGAAGGCAGGTAACCAAGGAGTACCTGGTGTGGGCCGAAGGCAGGCTTCCGTCAACGGAATGGATTGCAGACCAGGACATAACCAGGCTTAAAGCACGCTACACCTGGACGGAACATGGAAAGGGAAAAAAAGCGGAGACTTATTTCAGGGTTCTGCTCAGCAGAGGCAATACTCACCTTTTACTTGCCCTGCCAAAAACGGGACGAACCCACCAGATACGGATTCACGTAACGGCAAGTGGCCTGAGAATCCCCGGAGACAGGCTTTACGGAGGACGACCTCAAAGGCACCTTCTGCTCCACGCCTACCGCCTCCGCCTTAAGCACCCCGTAACAGGCATACCGCTGACAATCACCGCCCCTCTCCCCGATTACTGGCCTGAACGTGAAAGCATAGCTCTTTTGCTTCGGGACTGA
- a CDS encoding FmdB family zinc ribbon protein codes for MPIYEFRCRKCGRKNEFITFRISEPLSPSCRYCGSNDLSRLVSRVRVRLSEETRFERLADPARWGNIDENDPRSLARALKTMGQEIGDDLETDIDELVEESLEEGLSETEQAGGEEEQNASDPVS; via the coding sequence ATGCCCATATACGAGTTCCGGTGCAGAAAGTGCGGAAGGAAAAATGAGTTTATCACCTTCCGCATTTCCGAGCCTTTGAGTCCTTCCTGCCGTTATTGCGGCAGCAACGACCTCTCAAGACTCGTCTCGCGGGTAAGGGTCAGGCTCTCGGAAGAAACGAGGTTTGAGCGACTTGCGGATCCTGCCAGATGGGGAAATATAGACGAAAATGATCCAAGAAGCCTTGCCAGAGCCCTGAAAACAATGGGACAGGAGATCGGGGACGATCTCGAAACGGACATAGACGAACTCGTGGAAGAATCTCTTGAAGAAGGTCTTTCCGAAACCGAGCAGGCCGGCGGAGAGGAAGAGCAGAACGCCAGCGACCCTGTTTCATGA
- the speE gene encoding polyamine aminopropyltransferase gives MTTLREAGGSFLWFREPAFNGVAISYLCDRVVYTGHSRFQRIDIIDTRLHGRVLFLDGVGQSAERDEFIYHELLVHPAMFSHPNPESVLIVGGAEGATLREVLRHETVKRAVMVDIDGELIEICKKYLPQWNSGSFEDPRAEVVVGDGRKFVEETDEKFDVIIVDLSDPLEDSPAVYLFTREFYTLLRDHLKDASGCVVVQGEGVSPQENTLHVRMVKTLEAVFPVVRPIIYSLHSFHRPDSHILATLQKDWQPEMPARRLEKAGMNLKFLSPEVMKAVFAVPPYLKQAYEKEKHIITDENPSFEGVYHLEPVDN, from the coding sequence ATGACGACTTTACGAGAGGCAGGCGGATCCTTTTTGTGGTTCAGAGAACCGGCTTTTAACGGGGTGGCGATAAGTTATTTGTGTGACAGGGTGGTCTACACCGGTCATTCCAGGTTCCAGCGCATAGACATCATCGACACCAGGCTTCACGGACGGGTGCTTTTTCTGGACGGCGTCGGCCAATCTGCAGAGCGCGATGAATTTATCTACCACGAGCTTCTCGTCCATCCGGCCATGTTCAGCCATCCCAATCCTGAGTCTGTGCTTATTGTGGGCGGAGCTGAAGGAGCTACACTTAGAGAGGTTCTCCGCCACGAAACGGTAAAGCGGGCGGTAATGGTTGATATTGACGGAGAGCTTATTGAAATCTGCAAAAAGTACTTGCCCCAGTGGAACTCCGGAAGCTTTGAAGACCCCAGAGCGGAAGTCGTCGTCGGCGATGGGCGGAAGTTTGTAGAAGAGACTGATGAAAAGTTTGACGTCATTATAGTGGATCTCAGCGATCCTCTTGAGGACAGTCCCGCGGTTTACCTTTTCACCAGAGAGTTTTACACCTTACTCCGGGATCACCTGAAAGATGCCAGCGGATGTGTGGTGGTTCAGGGAGAAGGTGTAAGCCCTCAGGAAAATACCCTTCACGTTCGCATGGTAAAAACCCTTGAAGCCGTATTCCCGGTCGTTCGACCCATTATATACAGCCTCCACAGTTTCCACCGGCCCGATTCCCACATTCTGGCAACGCTTCAGAAAGACTGGCAACCCGAGATGCCTGCCAGGCGTCTGGAGAAGGCGGGTATGAATTTGAAGTTCCTGTCACCGGAGGTAATGAAAGCAGTTTTTGCCGTCCCGCCTTACCTTAAGCAGGCTTACGAAAAAGAAAAGCACATAATCACCGACGAGAACCCCTCCTTTGAGGGCGTGTATCACCTGGAACCTGTCGATAATTAA
- the speD gene encoding adenosylmethionine decarboxylase: protein MKSLGKHLIVELYDCNRDLIARVDKVEQILVDAVKLSKATIVAPVFHQFNPHGVSGVVVIAESHFSIHTWPEYGYCALDIFTCGELIDSDAALHFMKEAFQAKSMSVMELKRGTLDIPEGELRHKP, encoded by the coding sequence ATGAAATCACTGGGAAAACACCTGATCGTTGAGCTTTATGATTGCAACAGAGATCTGATTGCTCGCGTCGATAAGGTGGAGCAAATCCTGGTCGACGCCGTTAAACTTTCAAAGGCAACCATTGTAGCACCCGTTTTCCACCAGTTTAACCCCCACGGTGTAAGTGGGGTGGTCGTAATAGCAGAATCCCACTTTTCCATTCATACCTGGCCTGAGTATGGTTACTGCGCTCTTGACATCTTCACGTGTGGAGAGCTCATTGATTCCGATGCGGCCTTACATTTTATGAAAGAGGCTTTTCAGGCAAAGAGTATGTCGGTGATGGAGCTCAAGCGGGGGACTCTGGATATTCCGGAGGGTGAATTGAGGCACAAGCCATGA
- the trkA gene encoding Trk system potassium transporter TrkA, protein MNRIIIVGAGEVGYHIAKRLATENKEVVIIDRNPEALSRCENLLDVQPVLGSGNDPNVLMEAGIREADLFLAVTDSDETNIISSFFAGVLSPGVVKLARIRSDMYYGISRDILSRELKIDMIINPEEEAVKTVVRLLSVPDVEDVSEFAGGRVKLLGIRIDGCSPCIGRTVADIRAESGGLPFIIGVVFRDEHTLVPTGSDKIRENDLLYVACEQSVLRKVLAFFRCTPREVKNIMIIGGGHFGLKLAQTLEARNYSVKIVEKNAQRCDHLSSLLQRAVVIKGDGTDRDLLLEENIHHMDMVISATGDDGTNILCSLLAGKAGAARTITRVNRFAYIPMMSAVGLRNIVSSRLAAINTILQFVRRGRVVSAIALKGEDVEVLEVVAEPESGITGKPLKNIKFPRGVLILCLIRKDGAHIPTGDTVIEPGDRVVILSTRQSISAVERELMVKMRR, encoded by the coding sequence ATGAACAGGATCATTATCGTCGGTGCCGGTGAGGTGGGTTACCACATTGCTAAGCGTCTCGCCACCGAAAACAAAGAGGTCGTCATTATAGACCGAAATCCGGAAGCCCTCAGTCGCTGCGAAAACTTATTGGACGTTCAGCCCGTACTGGGCTCGGGGAATGATCCCAATGTACTGATGGAGGCAGGCATTCGTGAAGCAGACCTTTTCCTTGCCGTGACGGACAGCGACGAAACAAACATAATAAGCTCCTTCTTCGCCGGGGTCCTTTCTCCCGGAGTTGTCAAACTTGCCCGAATCAGAAGTGATATGTACTACGGAATAAGCCGGGATATTCTTTCCAGGGAATTGAAGATTGACATGATCATAAATCCGGAAGAAGAGGCTGTGAAAACAGTTGTAAGGCTTCTTTCAGTTCCGGATGTCGAGGACGTTAGCGAATTTGCAGGTGGTAGGGTAAAACTTCTGGGAATTCGCATCGATGGATGTTCCCCCTGTATAGGTCGGACCGTTGCGGATATTCGGGCCGAGTCAGGAGGCCTGCCCTTTATAATAGGCGTGGTTTTCAGGGATGAACACACTCTTGTTCCTACCGGAAGTGATAAGATCCGGGAAAATGATCTTCTCTACGTGGCCTGTGAGCAATCAGTCCTTCGGAAGGTGCTTGCCTTTTTCAGGTGCACTCCGAGAGAGGTTAAAAACATCATGATCATTGGGGGAGGGCACTTTGGGTTGAAGTTGGCTCAAACCCTGGAAGCCAGAAATTACAGCGTAAAAATAGTAGAAAAAAACGCCCAGCGATGTGACCATTTGTCGAGCCTTCTGCAACGTGCCGTGGTCATAAAGGGTGACGGAACCGACCGGGACCTACTTCTCGAAGAGAACATTCATCACATGGACATGGTCATTTCAGCAACGGGCGACGATGGTACCAACATTCTGTGCTCGCTTCTTGCCGGGAAGGCCGGTGCGGCCAGAACAATAACCAGGGTAAACAGATTTGCCTATATTCCAATGATGTCGGCCGTTGGTTTGAGGAATATCGTCAGTTCCCGGCTTGCAGCCATTAACACAATACTGCAATTCGTGAGAAGAGGCAGGGTTGTTTCGGCAATTGCCCTCAAGGGAGAAGACGTGGAGGTACTTGAAGTGGTCGCGGAGCCGGAATCCGGCATAACCGGGAAACCTCTGAAAAATATAAAATTTCCGAGAGGGGTTCTTATACTTTGTCTTATCCGCAAAGATGGGGCGCACATCCCTACGGGAGATACGGTCATCGAGCCCGGAGATCGTGTCGTAATCCTTTCGACCAGGCAGAGCATTTCCGCCGTTGAACGAGAACTCATGGTGAAGATGAGAAGGTGA
- a CDS encoding TrkH family potassium uptake protein, which yields MHWGYMSKALGGLFISVSMTMIFPIIAGLWYSDDSFGPLLKSMATGLTGGSILFAAGRKAQVVALGHREGMAIVTLGWIGAGILGALPFYFSRTLGSFVDCFFESVSGFTTTGASVLTDIESVAPGILFWRSLTHWLGGMGIIVFSLAILPFLGAGGMQLYKAEVPSPVPDKLRPRIRDTALLLWKVYLLFTVLETVLLMFGGMNLFDALCHTFGTLATGGFSTKNASIAHFRSAYVDAVIIFFMFVAGVNFSLHYQLLIGKPGRMFRDPEFRFFSALVLSFVVFTTLAVHGNVYSNLTEALRYSLFQVISIITTTGYATADYEAWPFLPQAILFISMFIGACAGSTGGGMKCMRVMLLLKHAYRELFRLIHPHGVSRIKLQGQQVSQDVLNSVLGFFVLYMLLYCLGVLLVAATGVDILTSFASVAATIGNIGPGLGTVGPTENYFHMPYFAKGVLTFCMILGRLEIFTVIVLFVPEFWRK from the coding sequence ATGCACTGGGGTTACATGAGCAAAGCTCTGGGCGGCCTGTTCATCTCCGTCTCCATGACCATGATTTTCCCGATCATTGCGGGTCTCTGGTATTCCGATGACTCTTTTGGCCCTCTCTTAAAGTCCATGGCAACAGGCCTGACGGGGGGATCCATCCTGTTCGCCGCCGGCCGTAAAGCACAGGTCGTAGCACTGGGCCACAGAGAAGGCATGGCCATTGTCACCCTTGGATGGATAGGAGCCGGGATACTTGGAGCTTTACCCTTCTACTTCAGCCGCACTCTTGGTAGCTTTGTTGACTGCTTTTTCGAATCCGTTTCGGGATTTACGACCACCGGCGCATCCGTTCTGACCGACATAGAGTCCGTGGCTCCCGGGATTCTATTCTGGAGAAGCCTTACCCACTGGCTTGGAGGAATGGGAATAATAGTCTTTTCTCTTGCCATACTGCCCTTTCTGGGGGCAGGAGGCATGCAACTCTACAAAGCCGAGGTTCCCTCACCGGTACCGGATAAACTAAGGCCCAGGATAAGAGATACCGCTCTTCTGCTCTGGAAGGTATACCTCCTTTTCACCGTTCTGGAGACGGTACTATTGATGTTCGGAGGAATGAATCTTTTTGATGCGCTCTGCCATACCTTTGGAACGCTTGCGACGGGAGGATTTTCTACAAAGAATGCCAGCATTGCCCACTTCCGCAGTGCGTACGTTGATGCCGTGATCATCTTTTTTATGTTCGTTGCAGGTGTGAACTTCTCGCTTCACTATCAGCTTCTTATCGGAAAACCGGGCCGTATGTTTCGGGACCCGGAGTTCAGATTTTTTTCCGCCCTGGTTCTGTCCTTTGTGGTTTTCACAACCCTCGCAGTCCACGGCAATGTTTATTCAAATCTGACGGAAGCCCTTCGTTATTCACTCTTTCAGGTAATATCAATTATAACAACCACGGGTTACGCAACGGCAGATTACGAAGCATGGCCCTTTTTGCCCCAGGCAATTCTCTTCATCTCCATGTTCATAGGGGCCTGTGCCGGGTCAACGGGAGGCGGCATGAAATGTATGCGCGTAATGCTTCTTTTAAAACACGCCTACCGTGAACTCTTTCGGCTTATACACCCTCATGGGGTCTCCCGGATTAAACTTCAAGGCCAGCAGGTTTCTCAGGATGTGTTGAACAGTGTGCTCGGTTTTTTCGTACTCTACATGCTCTTATACTGCCTTGGGGTTCTTCTCGTTGCCGCAACAGGAGTTGACATCCTGACTTCTTTTGCCTCCGTTGCCGCCACCATCGGTAACATAGGTCCGGGTCTCGGTACTGTTGGTCCTACGGAAAACTACTTTCATATGCCCTATTTTGCCAAAGGGGTCCTGACTTTCTGCATGATTCTGGGAAGACTCGAAATTTTCACCGTTATTGTGTTGTTCGTACCTGAATTCTGGCGAAAATGA
- a CDS encoding rhomboid family intramembrane serine protease, which yields MIPLRDANPSYRTPVVNYLIIASCIVVFLYELTLGPYVGEFFLLYGLVPARYFRLDVAVHFSLIEQIIPFFSSMFLHGGWLHLIGNMWTLYIFGDNVESALGHLRYFLFYLLSGLIAALIHLITNPLSPVPTVGASGAISGVMGAYMILYPRARVLTLVPIFIFIQIVEIPAFVFLGLWFILQFYSGTLSLLAGAQVGGIAWWAHIGGFIGGIVLLRFFRVRRWR from the coding sequence ATGATCCCTTTAAGAGATGCAAACCCTTCTTACCGAACGCCGGTGGTAAATTACCTGATTATCGCATCATGCATTGTGGTCTTTCTGTACGAGCTGACCCTTGGGCCTTATGTGGGAGAATTTTTTCTCCTTTACGGCCTCGTTCCTGCAAGATATTTCAGACTTGACGTTGCGGTGCACTTTTCCTTGATCGAACAGATCATCCCTTTCTTCAGCTCCATGTTCCTCCACGGAGGTTGGTTGCACCTCATAGGCAATATGTGGACGCTTTACATTTTCGGGGATAACGTAGAAAGTGCCCTCGGTCATCTCCGCTATTTTCTTTTTTACCTCCTGAGCGGATTAATCGCCGCGTTGATACACCTTATTACCAACCCTCTTTCTCCTGTACCCACCGTGGGTGCAAGCGGAGCCATTTCAGGAGTCATGGGGGCTTACATGATTCTTTACCCGAGAGCCAGAGTCCTGACCCTCGTGCCCATCTTTATCTTCATCCAGATAGTTGAAATACCGGCTTTTGTCTTCCTGGGCCTCTGGTTCATCCTTCAATTCTACAGCGGGACTCTTTCTCTCCTTGCAGGCGCCCAGGTAGGGGGTATAGCCTGGTGGGCTCATATAGGCGGTTTTATAGGGGGAATTGTGCTTTTAAGGTTTTTCAGGGTCAGAAGATGGAGATGA
- a CDS encoding DUF167 domain-containing protein → MRVEVPSYVTLQNDSIIVDVTVQPKASRDEIAGVHNNRLKVRVTAPPVEGAANRSCIELMASYLGIPKRDVSIVSGASGRNKRIRIRTSNPDALISKLPRK, encoded by the coding sequence ATGAGAGTGGAAGTTCCTTCTTATGTAACGCTTCAAAATGATTCCATTATTGTCGATGTTACCGTTCAGCCAAAGGCGTCCAGAGATGAGATAGCAGGCGTTCACAACAACCGCCTGAAGGTTCGGGTTACGGCCCCTCCGGTGGAAGGTGCGGCGAACAGAAGCTGTATCGAACTTATGGCAAGTTATCTGGGCATCCCCAAAAGAGATGTCTCGATCGTATCGGGAGCATCGGGAAGAAACAAACGCATCAGGATCAGAACATCCAATCCGGATGCCCTTATTTCAAAACTCCCACGAAAATAG
- a CDS encoding acetyl-CoA C-acetyltransferase, with product MREAVIVSAVRTPLGAFNGTLSTVGATDLGAIVIEEAVRRAGIRKEDVNEVIMGQVLPCGYGQNPAKQAAVKANMPWEVECLTVNKVCGSGLKAVMLAAQAIQVGDADVVVAGGMENMSMAPYYLEKARFGYRMGDGKLIDHMIHDGLWDIVNDFHMGISNELCSEKYGVSREDQDRYAAESYRRAMEAIRQGKFKDEIVPVRVPQRKGDPIVFDTDECPRETPYEVLAGMKPVFKEGGVTTAGNASIISDGAAAVVVMAREKAEELGCPIMATIGAQASAGIDMKYVLVAPIWAIPKCLKKEGIGLEDVDLYEINEAFSGSTVAVLRELGLDHSKVNVNGGSVALGHPIGASGARVLVTLLYEMIRRDKKTGLASLCLGGGEAVAMVVKR from the coding sequence ATGCGCGAGGCCGTAATAGTAAGTGCCGTAAGAACGCCACTGGGTGCCTTCAACGGGACGCTTTCCACCGTCGGGGCGACGGATCTGGGGGCTATTGTTATTGAAGAGGCGGTGAGGCGTGCCGGAATCAGAAAAGAGGATGTTAACGAAGTGATAATGGGTCAGGTACTTCCTTGTGGCTATGGTCAGAATCCCGCAAAGCAAGCGGCCGTAAAGGCAAATATGCCCTGGGAAGTTGAATGTCTGACCGTTAACAAGGTCTGCGGTTCGGGGCTCAAGGCCGTTATGCTGGCCGCTCAGGCCATCCAGGTTGGCGATGCCGATGTGGTTGTTGCCGGTGGAATGGAAAACATGAGTATGGCGCCCTACTATCTCGAAAAGGCTCGTTTTGGCTATCGTATGGGCGATGGCAAGCTGATAGATCACATGATTCATGACGGACTCTGGGATATCGTGAACGACTTCCATATGGGCATCTCCAATGAGCTCTGCTCGGAGAAATACGGGGTGTCCAGGGAAGATCAGGACAGATACGCCGCGGAGTCTTATCGCAGAGCCATGGAAGCCATACGGCAGGGTAAGTTTAAAGACGAGATAGTTCCGGTCAGGGTTCCTCAGAGGAAAGGCGATCCCATAGTTTTCGACACCGACGAGTGCCCCAGGGAGACGCCCTATGAGGTGCTTGCCGGGATGAAGCCGGTTTTTAAGGAAGGTGGAGTTACAACGGCGGGAAACGCTTCCATAATCAGTGATGGAGCGGCTGCTGTTGTGGTCATGGCCAGAGAAAAGGCGGAGGAGCTGGGGTGTCCGATTATGGCCACAATAGGGGCACAGGCTTCCGCAGGTATTGATATGAAATACGTACTCGTTGCTCCTATATGGGCAATTCCCAAATGCCTTAAAAAAGAAGGCATCGGACTCGAAGATGTGGACCTCTATGAGATAAACGAAGCCTTCAGCGGATCAACGGTTGCGGTTCTCAGAGAGCTGGGGCTGGATCACTCCAAAGTGAATGTAAACGGCGGGAGCGTTGCCCTTGGGCATCCCATAGGAGCAAGTGGAGCCCGTGTCCTGGTGACACTCCTTTACGAGATGATTCGACGGGATAAGAAAACGGGGCTTGCATCCCTCTGTCTCGGGGGTGGAGAAGCCGTAGCGATGGTTGTTAAGCGATAG